CATTTCTCCATTGTGTCCGCATGGGAGATCTCACTCCTCGTCAAGCGGGGCCGCCTTATTCTCCCCTTTCCACCTGAAGAGTACCTGACTCGCGCCATCGCTCACCACAGGCTGATTGAATTACCCTTGACCCGTCGAGTGGCGCAGGCCTCCGTGTCCCTGCCAGACATTCACAACGATCCTTTCGACCGGATCCTGATAGCCGAATGCCATGAGCGCTCGCTCTCGCTGATCTCGCGAGATGCCATCATTCCCGGATATCCGGGAGTACGCGTGATCTGGGGGTGAATTAAAATGCGAAGAGTTTGACCTGAAAGATTTTTCCAGCCAGGGGTGGAACCGATGAGAGTTCCGAGTCGAAGAATAACAACCCTGAAGGGGTTGAAGTCCA
The sequence above is drawn from the bacterium genome and encodes:
- a CDS encoding type II toxin-antitoxin system VapC family toxin; protein product: MILLDTHTLVWLASDTGKLSLAAQNAILAHPVSLHFSIVSAWEISLLVKRGRLILPFPPEEYLTRAIAHHRLIELPLTRRVAQASVSLPDIHNDPFDRILIAECHERSLSLISRDAIIPGYPGVRVIWG